The sequence CTTTAACTAATAATCAGAAACTAATTCCTTTCCATCCTTTCCAGACATCAATTCATGAAAGTAAGTTTTGCttatctcaataaaaaaaaattctctaaaaaaaccaaaaagtttTCTTGATATACATAACCAAGAAGCAAACCTTGATAATGTAATTAAAGAACTTAACTATCGATCCGCTATTATGTTGGaccttgtttaattttaattaatgtctTGACCTACAACAGAAATAATAAGTATATTTTGCTTTGTGattgtgatttatttttctttcgatgtaataataatatacagaGTAACCAAACTTTCGATTTACCTTTTGCAAATTCTAGCTCTTTACAGCTAATCCTAGGCATTGATCAATATTAAATTtccataattataatatatataaacagcTAGCTTTCATCGATCGATATAATTACAATCATATTTGTTGTTACACTTGTCAGCAATTTTCCTGCCGGCCAAACCGTTTTCCTTAatcctttttttgttattatccTCATGTAAATATGTGTGCATAGTTTGATTCTTTCACCACTTtcccttttatttatatacagaACCATTGAAGGGATATCTTAATCTCTTAGATCAATTTGCAATCAAATACTAATAAAGGTCTCTAGTTAAGGACTTGGTAGCATAGAGGTGTTACTCTTTGAGTTGAACAAAAATGGCTCGTGGCTTCCAAGTTCGAGCTACTTCAGTTACCATATTTGCTCATTTGTTGTTCATAGCAATAGCAACCCTTGTGTTAGTTTGGTTGCTACACTTTCGAGAAGGTGTGGCCTTCTTCAGCTCTTCCAACCCAGTCAAGATTTTCAACGTGAGTTGTTCAAACTGTGTAATTGATCATGTTGTTGTGTGATATTCGTTTTGATCAACATGTCTAGCTACTAACATGTTCTTTACTTTATATGCAGCTGCATCCTCTTCTAATGGTAATTGGATTTATTTTAGTTGGTGGAGAAGGTAAAAAGAACTATACTTAAGCCGTTATAGACTATGTATTCaggttttaattaaattatggtCATAGTCGCAATTTGTTTACAATCCTTCATATTACGAGATCCACGTTTATTCGAGTAAAATCACATCAAAAGTAatacaaaaacaattattagtaacaattcatatttaatataGTTTTTAACGTGTTTTAAATTAAACACACCATACGTCGCGTTACAATCACGTTGACTCTAAAAATCTTGATGTTATAGTTGAAATCATGATTGCGAACGATTTTTTAAAACTTGTGTAATAGATTTATTGCATTTGAGCTCGTCCTATTAAAGAGATCAggaatcttaatattttttttgcttccaattttgaataattttttaaatatgaaattcaTTCTCAAATTTTTTCATAGGCTTTTTAATCCAATTCccattatttttctgtttttcccCCATAGGCTAACATTTTCTCTTGGCATATTTTAGTATGATATTGGGAGCAGTGATCAAATTTTCACGATTGTTCAAAACTTGAATTCATTTGGTGACTTACACAAGAATATTACTTGCAACAGCAATCATGATATACAAGTCGGTGCCTGAAAAAAGGAGGTCAGTGAAGGTGGTTCACCTCCTATTGCATCTGATAGCTTTAGTGGCTGGAATTATAGGGATTATTGCAGTTTTCAAATCTAAGAAAGAGGCAGGTCTTGCTGATATGTATACATTACACTCTTGGCTAGGCATGTCAGCAATCTCACTATTTGGCTTACAGGTAATTAATTCCATTTAACTATAACCTTCGCCAATTTCTAATTAACTTCCCTTTAAAGCAAACCAAAAGGTTTATCTTAGACTAATTGGTACGTTGAACCGGTCTAATTAGGAACAAACAAGTGATATAATCGATTCAAGTTGACGAGAAATGTTATGGGAACCGGCATGATCTGATTGGTTTTTTTGGAATCaattaaatacttaattaacaattaaacgCGCGCATTGAGCATTGTTAATAGATACTTTCTAAACTATTATTATCCTTTatagtataactttttttatattataatttaatcacaaattatcatatattttttgaattttccattatttatatgataaacTCTTGTAATAAAACccgtttttttaaatttcttttgcaGTATATATTTGGGTTCTTTGCTTATTTCTTCCCCGGTGCAGAAATGTCTGCTAGAGCTTCCCTTTTGCCATGGCACAGGTTTATGGGCatggccatattcctccttgcagTTGCCACAGCTGAGACGGGTTTGGTTGAATATTTCCAGTTTTTACAGCTTTTCCGCACTCAAGAGGCACTAATTATCAACTCCACTGGTCTCTTACTCTTCCTCTTTGCCGTCTTTGTTACCCTCTCTGTCATTCTCCAAAGAAATTACTGATGAAAATATGTATGTGTTTGTTGCAACATTTGCTCCATttctgttatttaaattatttaattgttatgCTATATCATGATTCAATAAATTATTCACTTCCTTTGACTCTCTCCCACAATATGCCCGATTAGCTAAACAAACACGACGACAAATCATTCCATTTTAACTTAGTGTACATGTGTTGGTATTGTCATGACTTagttacttttaataaaattttgtgtcattttttatcataaaattaattaaaagttacagATTGATAGTAAATCTTATTGCGCCCAAGTATAATGATTGCATTCACGATAGCAGATTGTAGTTCGCTAGTGACTTGACCAAAAATGTATAGAAAGTTTGCTTAATTAAAGTCAATCCAATTGAGAGATAATAAAACAACATATACAAGGATAGAAGGTGCACATATAATCCAATTTAAGCTTTTTGGTCACGCACTGATTTGAGTGCCAGTAATCTATCAGATATGCCATAACATACTGGTAAATTAGTTTGAATGTTGGATAGAAAAATGTTTGACAAGATGCTCCAAGCCACGTGTGATGCACGAAGCCGCAATAACTGGTGCTCAAATAAACAAGTCCCAGCAGAACAATATTTTCTAGGGAGGGCACCATCCAACGCGCGTTTTATTTAATGTGTTGTTACTTGGTATACTTACACAAGTTTCTCCCTTGCATCtatcattatatattttcatgtcAAATTCAGAAGACAATTATGAGATTAGTTTATGTGTTCCTTGAAAATATCCAACATGCAAGTTTGGGCTCCCACATGAATCTGGCAGCTGTTCTAAAACTGATCATCATCAAACAATTTCTCTCTTCAGTTGTAGTATAATTTTGTTTACGTGATAATATTGATAAGAAAACCCTCTCAGATCGAATCTGTCTTACAATGATGTCATCAAGGCTAAGAGGATTTATATATCCATCAAGT comes from Glycine soja cultivar W05 chromosome 20, ASM419377v2, whole genome shotgun sequence and encodes:
- the LOC114402982 gene encoding probable ascorbate-specific transmembrane electron transporter 1 isoform X1; the encoded protein is MARGFQVRATSVTIFAHLLFIAIATLVLVWLLHFREGVAFFSSSNPVKIFNLHPLLMVIGFILVGGEAIMIYKSVPEKRRSVKVVHLLLHLIALVAGIIGIIAVFKSKKEAGLADMYTLHSWLGMSAISLFGLQYIFGFFAYFFPGAEMSARASLLPWHRFMGMAIFLLAVATAETGLVEYFQFLQLFRTQEALIINSTGLLLFLFAVFVTLSVILQRNY
- the LOC114402982 gene encoding probable ascorbate-specific transmembrane electron transporter 1 isoform X2; its protein translation is MARGFQVRATSVTIFAHLLFIAIATLVLVWLLHFREGVAFFSSSNPVKIFNLHPLLMVIGFILVGGEAIMIYKSVPEKRRSVKVVHLLLHLIALVAGIIGIIAVFKSKKEAGLADMYTLHSWLGMSAISLFGLQKCLLELPFCHGTGLWAWPYSSLQLPQLRRVWLNISSFYSFSALKRH